A section of the Rummeliibacillus pycnus genome encodes:
- a CDS encoding aspartate aminotransferase family protein, protein MVKTNMNNEILEKDEQYVWHSMKPYNPKATYVVKDSYGATVVDTDGNKYIDAMAGLWCVNVGYGREEIAKAAYDQMLRNPYSPLSQGHVPAVELAEKINDMLGGGYVVFFSNSGSEANETAFKIARQYHQQKGESSRYKIISRYRAYHGSSIGALSATGQAERKYKYEPLAPGFIHVAPPDLYRQPEDPSIPPEQLASVQAVNQTMTWEYSETIAAMILEPIITGGGVIMPPDNYLKGIQAVCKKHGALMIVDEVICGFGRTGKPFGFMNYDVQPDIVTMAKGITSAYLPLSATAVKREIFEAFTGTDAYDYFRHVNTFGGSPVSCAVALKNIEIFEREGLFEQSAIKGAEVLATLHEKLDEHPNVGNIRGKGLLIGIELVADKTTKQPLAAEKVNAVIADCKKNGVLIGKNGATVAGFNNVLALSPPLNISQEDIDQVISTLVNSIQNIDLL, encoded by the coding sequence GTGGTTAAGACGAACATGAATAATGAAATCCTAGAAAAAGATGAGCAATATGTTTGGCATTCTATGAAGCCCTATAATCCTAAAGCAACGTATGTTGTAAAGGATTCATATGGTGCAACTGTAGTCGATACAGATGGAAACAAATATATTGATGCGATGGCTGGCTTATGGTGTGTTAATGTTGGATACGGTCGTGAAGAAATAGCAAAAGCTGCTTATGATCAAATGTTGAGAAATCCCTATTCTCCTCTTTCACAAGGCCATGTTCCTGCAGTAGAACTGGCAGAGAAAATCAACGACATGCTAGGAGGTGGCTATGTCGTATTCTTCTCAAATAGTGGTTCCGAAGCAAATGAAACTGCATTTAAAATTGCGCGCCAATATCACCAACAAAAAGGTGAAAGCTCTCGCTATAAGATCATATCACGCTATCGTGCTTACCACGGTAGCTCAATTGGAGCATTATCTGCAACAGGTCAGGCAGAGCGCAAATATAAATACGAGCCTCTTGCACCTGGCTTTATCCATGTTGCTCCTCCTGATTTGTATCGTCAACCAGAAGATCCATCCATTCCACCTGAACAATTAGCAAGTGTTCAGGCTGTGAATCAAACAATGACATGGGAGTATAGCGAAACAATTGCCGCAATGATACTTGAACCTATCATTACAGGTGGCGGTGTTATCATGCCTCCAGACAATTATTTAAAAGGGATTCAAGCTGTATGTAAAAAGCACGGCGCACTAATGATTGTTGATGAAGTTATTTGTGGATTTGGTCGCACTGGTAAACCATTTGGATTTATGAATTACGATGTTCAACCTGATATCGTCACAATGGCAAAAGGGATTACAAGTGCATATTTACCGCTTTCAGCAACAGCTGTAAAACGTGAAATTTTCGAAGCATTTACTGGAACAGATGCATATGATTATTTCCGACATGTGAATACTTTCGGTGGTTCTCCAGTTTCTTGTGCAGTAGCATTGAAAAACATTGAAATTTTTGAACGTGAAGGGCTATTTGAGCAATCTGCGATAAAAGGTGCTGAAGTTCTAGCAACACTTCATGAAAAACTTGACGAACATCCAAATGTCGGCAACATTCGAGGGAAAGGCCTATTAATCGGTATTGAACTCGTCGCTGACAAAACAACAAAACAACCATTAGCTGCTGAGAAAGTTAATGCTGTTATTGCAGATTGCAAAAAGAATGGCGTCTTAATAGGGAAAAATGGAGCAACAGTTGCTGGTTTTAACAATGTCTTAGCACTTTCACCACCATTGAATATTTCACAAGAGGATATTGATCAGGTTATTTCTACACTTGTAAATAGCATTCAAAATATTGATTTATTATAA
- a CDS encoding thiamine pyrophosphate-dependent dehydrogenase E1 component subunit alpha, with protein sequence MTTNKALQEVQLTEEKALWVYETMHNIRNFENTLHKHFSAGLIPGFVHLYAGEEAIATGVCANLTDADYITSTHRGHGHCIAKGCDINGMMAEIYGREDGLCKGKGGSMHIADVDKGMLGANGIVGGGFPIAVGAGITSKYLNNQSVAVCFFGDGASNEGTFHEGINMAASMKLPVIFVCENNGFAEATPIRYSSASKTIADRAKAYDIPGIRVDGNDLVAVYTVAKEAIDRARAGEGPTLIECVTYRNYGHFEGDEQKYKTNKEKKLHPVDKDPINLFKEYAIENNLLTKKQLTSIEKKSVKAIEEAVKFAQNSPIPKSESLLTDVFAD encoded by the coding sequence ATGACAACGAACAAAGCGTTACAAGAAGTACAGTTAACAGAAGAAAAGGCTTTATGGGTTTATGAAACAATGCACAATATTCGAAATTTCGAAAATACATTGCATAAACATTTCTCAGCTGGACTAATCCCTGGTTTCGTACATTTATATGCAGGTGAAGAAGCAATCGCAACAGGTGTTTGTGCCAACTTAACTGATGCTGATTATATTACTTCAACTCACCGTGGTCATGGTCATTGTATCGCTAAAGGATGCGATATAAATGGCATGATGGCAGAAATCTATGGACGTGAAGATGGCCTATGTAAAGGAAAGGGCGGTTCAATGCATATTGCAGATGTCGATAAGGGGATGCTTGGTGCAAATGGAATCGTTGGTGGAGGTTTCCCAATTGCTGTAGGAGCGGGTATTACAAGTAAATATCTGAACAATCAAAGCGTTGCAGTTTGCTTCTTTGGAGATGGTGCATCAAACGAAGGAACATTCCATGAAGGTATAAACATGGCGGCTTCTATGAAACTACCAGTGATTTTTGTTTGTGAAAATAATGGTTTTGCAGAAGCAACACCGATTCGATATTCAAGTGCATCCAAAACAATTGCTGATCGAGCAAAAGCATACGATATTCCTGGAATCAGAGTAGATGGCAATGACTTAGTAGCTGTTTATACAGTTGCAAAAGAAGCAATTGATCGTGCGCGTGCGGGAGAAGGACCAACGTTAATCGAATGTGTAACATATCGCAATTATGGACATTTTGAAGGTGATGAACAAAAATACAAAACAAACAAAGAAAAAAAATTACATCCAGTGGATAAAGATCCTATTAATTTGTTCAAGGAATACGCAATTGAAAATAATTTGTTGACTAAAAAACAATTGACATCGATTGAAAAGAAATCAGTAAAAGCAATTGAAGAAGCTGTGAAATTTGCACAAAACAGTCCAATTCCAAAATCTGAATCATTGTTAACAGACGTATTCGCTGACTAA
- a CDS encoding SRPBCC domain-containing protein: MEILKFEIHQIIKAKVEKVWNELTNNEEIKNWFPELTYHETNDSDYYRWYDGNLDLKLDVIQKEVNQLMVFEWAGNIVQIQLKSTNEQTELSFSETLSEVTKHTPKDLAGWYVCIEKIRYLAEKTGKRVSEELWKIKYQEYRNIFGLNESHK; encoded by the coding sequence ATGGAAATACTAAAGTTTGAAATACATCAAATAATTAAAGCCAAAGTTGAAAAGGTTTGGAATGAACTAACGAATAATGAAGAAATCAAGAACTGGTTTCCTGAATTAACCTATCACGAAACAAATGATTCGGATTACTATCGTTGGTATGATGGTAACTTAGATTTGAAACTGGATGTTATTCAAAAAGAAGTTAATCAGTTAATGGTTTTCGAATGGGCAGGAAATATCGTACAAATTCAATTAAAGTCCACAAATGAACAAACAGAATTATCGTTCTCTGAAACGTTGTCAGAAGTTACCAAACACACACCTAAAGATTTAGCAGGTTGGTATGTTTGTATAGAAAAAATACGTTATCTAGCGGAAAAAACAGGTAAAAGAGTGTCTGAAGAACTTTGGAAAATAAAATATCAAGAGTATAGAAATATATTTGGCTTAAATGAGAGTCATAAATAA
- a CDS encoding superoxide dismutase family protein — translation MKKVFLFIATLCLIAGCSASKEKQAMTPVNGEKSPSAIAKFINSEGKDVGTADLTEDENGVKISLKLQGLTPGEHGIHIHEAGICEKPTFESAGAHFNPTHKQHGYENPKGYHLGDLPNIKVENDGTVDVQFTTKVFSLKTGVENSLFDSNGSAFIIHADKDDYKTDPSGNSGARIACGVIEKS, via the coding sequence ATGAAAAAAGTCTTTTTATTCATAGCAACTTTATGCTTAATAGCTGGTTGCTCCGCATCAAAAGAGAAACAAGCGATGACGCCTGTAAACGGTGAAAAGAGTCCAAGTGCAATTGCTAAATTTATTAATTCTGAAGGCAAGGATGTTGGGACGGCTGATTTAACAGAAGATGAAAATGGCGTGAAAATCAGTTTGAAATTACAGGGTTTAACACCTGGTGAACATGGAATTCATATTCATGAAGCAGGAATATGTGAAAAACCAACTTTTGAATCAGCAGGAGCACATTTTAATCCAACACATAAACAACATGGTTATGAAAATCCAAAGGGATATCATTTGGGTGATTTACCAAATATAAAAGTGGAAAATGATGGTACAGTAGATGTACAATTCACAACAAAAGTTTTCTCATTAAAAACAGGAGTAGAAAACTCACTTTTTGACTCAAATGGTAGTGCATTTATTATTCATGCAGACAAAGATGATTATAAAACTGATCCAAGTGGGAATTCAGGGGCTCGAATTGCTTGTGGTGTCATTGAAAAATCATAA
- a CDS encoding alpha-ketoacid dehydrogenase subunit beta produces the protein MTRKITMMQAINEAMQIAMENDDKVILMGEDIAGGAKVDGFDQEDAWGGVFGVTKGLVQQFGRERVIDTPISENGYIGAAVGAAATGLRPVAELMFNDFIGFCLDMILCQGSKMRYMFGGKAQIPLTIRTTHGAGASAAAQHSQSLYGMFGAIPGVKVVVPSNPYTAKGLLLSAIEDNNLVIYSEDKTLYGIKGEVPEEYYKVEIGKAHIERVGSDLTIVTIGKMLYVGLEVADKLAEEGIEVEVIDLLTVAPWDQETVLESVKKTGRLIVIDEANPHNNTATDIASVIGDRAFDYLDGPIKTVCAPNCPVPFATNLEELYIPNAEKVLKVADELIFDLKKVK, from the coding sequence ATGACAAGAAAAATCACGATGATGCAAGCGATTAACGAGGCAATGCAAATAGCGATGGAGAATGATGACAAAGTTATTTTAATGGGAGAAGATATTGCTGGTGGAGCAAAAGTAGATGGTTTTGATCAGGAAGATGCATGGGGTGGTGTATTTGGGGTTACGAAGGGCCTTGTTCAACAATTTGGACGAGAACGAGTAATTGACACACCGATTTCAGAGAATGGTTATATAGGAGCTGCTGTTGGAGCTGCGGCAACTGGATTACGACCAGTAGCTGAGTTAATGTTCAATGATTTTATCGGTTTCTGTTTAGATATGATTTTATGCCAAGGCTCTAAAATGCGGTATATGTTTGGAGGGAAGGCACAAATTCCTCTAACGATTCGCACTACACATGGAGCAGGTGCAAGTGCAGCTGCTCAACACTCCCAATCTCTGTATGGAATGTTTGGTGCAATTCCGGGTGTTAAAGTCGTTGTACCTTCAAACCCATATACAGCAAAAGGCTTACTATTATCCGCAATTGAGGATAATAATTTAGTTATTTATTCAGAGGATAAAACTCTATATGGAATTAAAGGTGAAGTGCCAGAGGAATATTACAAAGTGGAAATCGGAAAAGCACATATTGAACGTGTTGGTTCAGACTTAACAATTGTGACGATTGGAAAAATGCTTTATGTCGGATTAGAAGTAGCGGACAAATTAGCTGAAGAAGGCATAGAAGTAGAAGTGATTGATCTTCTAACAGTTGCCCCTTGGGATCAAGAAACTGTACTTGAATCAGTTAAGAAAACAGGTCGCTTAATCGTCATTGATGAAGCAAATCCACATAACAACACAGCAACAGATATTGCTTCGGTTATTGGTGATCGTGCATTCGATTATTTAGATGGTCCGATTAAAACCGTTTGTGCGCCAAATTGTCCCGTACCATTTGCCACAAATTTAGAGGAACTTTATATTCCAAATGCTGAAAAAGTACTCAAAGTTGCAGATGAACTAATCTTTGATCTAAAAAAAGTGAAGTAG
- a CDS encoding ATP-grasp domain-containing protein produces the protein MKKKIYILHENNEWTNHLIKRLEELNLPYESWHLDKGIVNLQEVPPEGIFYNRMSASSHTRDHRYAPELTGAVIDWLEFHGRKVLNGSNALRLELSKVKQYTQLERFGIQTPKTVAAVGKDHILEAAKSLNMTPFITKHNRAGKGLGVQLFYSLEALKEYLNGPNYEEPVDGITLIQQYIKSPESLITRVEFVGGKNIYSVRVDTSEGFELCPADACQIGDLFCPAGEQPQMRSKFEIVENPRKDLIEKYSKFLSANGIDVAGIEFIVDENGTAYTYDVNTNTNYNSDAEAKAQQFGMLELAKLLGNELEKL, from the coding sequence ATGAAAAAGAAAATCTATATCCTGCATGAAAATAACGAGTGGACAAACCATCTTATTAAACGTCTTGAAGAACTAAATTTGCCTTATGAAAGTTGGCATTTAGATAAGGGAATCGTTAATCTGCAAGAAGTACCTCCAGAAGGTATTTTTTACAATCGCATGAGCGCCTCTTCCCATACACGAGATCACCGATATGCTCCTGAGCTTACAGGTGCCGTTATCGATTGGTTAGAATTTCATGGACGAAAAGTGTTAAATGGTAGTAATGCTCTTCGTTTAGAGTTAAGTAAAGTCAAACAGTATACTCAACTTGAGCGATTTGGTATTCAAACACCAAAAACTGTAGCCGCCGTTGGTAAGGATCATATATTAGAAGCTGCAAAATCACTGAATATGACACCATTTATCACCAAGCATAACCGTGCTGGTAAAGGTCTTGGCGTACAGTTATTTTACTCACTTGAAGCATTAAAGGAATATCTAAATGGTCCAAATTATGAAGAACCTGTTGATGGCATAACGTTAATCCAACAATATATCAAATCTCCAGAATCATTGATCACTCGTGTTGAATTTGTGGGTGGCAAAAATATTTACTCTGTACGTGTAGATACATCTGAGGGATTTGAATTATGCCCTGCTGATGCTTGCCAAATTGGAGATCTTTTCTGCCCAGCAGGTGAGCAACCACAAATGAGATCTAAATTCGAAATTGTAGAAAATCCACGTAAAGATCTTATTGAAAAATACAGTAAATTCCTCTCTGCAAATGGTATCGATGTAGCAGGGATTGAATTTATCGTTGATGAGAATGGTACAGCTTATACGTATGATGTGAATACAAATACAAACTATAATAGCGATGCCGAAGCAAAAGCACAGCAATTTGGAATGCTTGAACTTGCTAAACTGCTTGGAAATGAGTTAGAAAAATTATAA
- a CDS encoding YunG family protein, translating to MDERKIEVLQATLKKAWSIQSSSKWSVENPAKGQCGVTTLVINDQLGGGIFKTRLPEGWHFYNIIEHQRYDFTVSQFSESIMYEDIPSNRNEALMDCNDQQYMYLKQKVSDLLTKRG from the coding sequence ATGGACGAAAGAAAAATAGAGGTACTTCAAGCCACATTAAAAAAAGCATGGTCTATCCAATCAAGCTCAAAATGGAGTGTTGAAAATCCTGCGAAGGGGCAGTGTGGCGTTACTACATTAGTAATAAATGATCAATTAGGTGGGGGGATTTTTAAAACGAGGTTACCTGAAGGTTGGCATTTTTACAATATAATTGAACACCAACGATATGATTTTACCGTATCACAATTTAGTGAATCCATTATGTATGAAGACATTCCTTCCAATAGAAATGAGGCGTTAATGGATTGTAATGATCAACAATATATGTACTTAAAGCAAAAAGTCTCTGATCTCTTAACAAAAAGGGGTTGA
- a CDS encoding dihydrolipoamide acetyltransferase family protein — MATEVLMPKLGLTMTEGTVQEWYKKEGDAVKKGEVICLIASEKLTMEVEAEADGFLTKIIAGVDEDIPVKGLIGIISESADESILVESSEVKKQDIVLSKGESISQHLASKRIEGERIFATPLAKRLAKEYDIELQFVRGTGGNGRITKRDIERVLDQGLDDTIEVKVASTAEENQVDQFVAAELNVGEGLEGLRKIIAQRMHKSMASTAQLTLHRKASLDKLIKLRSKIKEKLQQANIEIPITYTVFVARAVALALKKYPQMNSTYSNDSYVEHSEVHLGIATSIRNGLIVPVVKNVDKLSISSIAEEIATVTEKARNGENGAYLTGSTFTITNLGSSGVEYFTPILNTPETGILGLGTLVKEVSIDKKDKPYYEQKIPLSLTFDHQIIDGSEAAAFLADVVYYLENPMLLVI, encoded by the coding sequence ATGGCAACAGAAGTATTAATGCCTAAATTAGGACTGACAATGACTGAAGGTACTGTACAAGAATGGTATAAAAAAGAGGGCGATGCTGTGAAAAAAGGTGAAGTCATCTGCCTGATTGCTTCTGAAAAGCTAACGATGGAAGTAGAAGCAGAAGCAGATGGTTTCTTAACTAAAATTATTGCCGGTGTTGATGAAGATATACCTGTTAAAGGATTGATTGGTATTATTAGTGAATCGGCAGATGAATCAATCTTAGTAGAATCTTCAGAAGTTAAGAAACAAGATATTGTCTTATCGAAGGGTGAAAGCATCAGCCAACATTTGGCTTCAAAAAGAATAGAGGGTGAACGGATTTTTGCTACACCATTAGCAAAACGATTAGCAAAAGAATATGATATTGAGCTTCAATTTGTTCGAGGCACAGGCGGTAATGGTAGGATTACAAAACGTGATATCGAACGTGTATTAGACCAAGGATTAGATGATACGATTGAAGTAAAAGTGGCTTCAACTGCTGAAGAAAATCAGGTTGACCAATTTGTAGCAGCAGAACTTAACGTAGGAGAAGGATTAGAGGGATTGCGTAAAATCATCGCACAACGTATGCATAAAAGTATGGCATCGACCGCCCAACTAACATTACATCGTAAAGCTTCATTAGATAAACTCATAAAGTTACGAAGTAAAATAAAAGAAAAATTACAACAAGCAAATATTGAAATACCAATTACCTATACGGTATTTGTTGCACGTGCAGTAGCACTAGCACTCAAGAAGTACCCACAGATGAATTCAACTTATTCTAATGATTCATATGTCGAACATAGTGAAGTGCATTTAGGTATAGCTACTTCAATTCGTAATGGTTTAATAGTACCGGTTGTTAAAAATGTTGACAAGCTTTCGATATCTTCTATTGCAGAGGAAATCGCAACTGTAACGGAAAAGGCAAGAAATGGTGAAAATGGTGCTTACCTTACCGGTTCAACATTTACCATTACAAATCTTGGTTCAAGCGGTGTGGAATATTTTACACCAATCTTAAATACTCCTGAAACAGGAATTCTCGGTTTAGGAACTTTAGTAAAAGAAGTCAGCATCGACAAAAAAGATAAACCATATTATGAACAAAAAATACCTTTAAGCTTAACCTTTGATCATCAAATTATTGATGGAAGTGAAGCGGCCGCATTTTTAGCAGATGTTGTTTATTATTTAGAAAATCCAATGCTATTAGTAATTTAA
- a CDS encoding flavodoxin family protein, protein MRITTFIGSSRENGNTEILTDIVTKDIQHHKIYLRKLNIKPIHDLRHDINGFQPVHDDYDQIIQALLNSDLLIFSTPVYWYTMSGFMKNMIDRISQAIRDNRYPQLREQLKTKHAIVVTVGGDDPYLKGLPLIQQFKYTFDFLNMNFQAYIIGEGHRPGDIAQDKQAITQAKLLNEKLKEVIVKGSF, encoded by the coding sequence GTGAGGATTACAACGTTTATCGGTAGCTCTCGAGAAAATGGAAATACCGAAATCTTAACGGATATTGTCACAAAGGATATACAGCACCATAAGATCTATTTACGAAAATTAAACATAAAACCAATCCATGATTTGCGGCACGATATAAACGGTTTTCAACCTGTTCACGACGATTATGATCAAATTATTCAAGCACTACTAAATAGTGATTTGCTTATTTTTTCTACACCAGTTTATTGGTATACGATGTCAGGTTTCATGAAAAATATGATTGATCGAATAAGCCAAGCAATTCGAGATAATCGATATCCACAATTAAGAGAACAATTGAAAACAAAGCATGCGATTGTTGTTACCGTAGGTGGAGATGATCCATATCTTAAAGGACTTCCCCTTATTCAACAGTTCAAATATACATTTGATTTCTTAAATATGAACTTCCAAGCTTATATCATTGGTGAAGGCCATCGTCCAGGAGATATTGCACAGGATAAACAAGCAATAACCCAAGCAAAATTATTGAATGAAAAATTAAAAGAAGTAATTGTCAAAGGTTCATTTTAA
- the lpdA gene encoding dihydrolipoyl dehydrogenase, with the protein MKSFDLTIIGAGPGGYVAAIHAAQLGMSVALIERNKVGGTCLNVGCIPSKVMLKHSHLALDIQKANAWGIETNIEVINFKKLKKRKDQIVNSLILGVQGLIKKNAITLIEGEAKVDQRNTVSVAGRSFYSKDIILATGSSPFVPPIKGIQNVKYETTDTFFNLEELPKKLVIIGGGVISVELAFSLAPLGTEVTILEVASDILLTEDEDARNVIKAKMNKIGIQYKSNVKIQCVHKNEVVLENETVGFTNLLVATGRQPNVEIAESLNLKMDGKFVQVNQHFETSQNHIFAIGDLIGGYQLAHAASAEGLHAVDYILHGQAETLKPQSIPRCVYTIPEIASFGFSEEEAITAGYKHIKVKKVPLSTNGKAMAEGNTEGFIKIIVDQEFGEILGAVVVGEGATEMLNAILATFKAEGTIYELSDVVFPHPSISEQIGETADALIGTAIHV; encoded by the coding sequence ATGAAAAGTTTTGATCTTACTATTATTGGTGCAGGTCCTGGTGGTTATGTGGCAGCAATTCACGCAGCTCAGTTGGGTATGTCTGTTGCACTAATCGAAAGAAATAAAGTGGGTGGAACATGCTTAAATGTTGGTTGTATCCCATCAAAAGTAATGCTAAAACATAGCCATCTTGCTTTAGATATTCAAAAAGCAAATGCTTGGGGTATTGAAACAAATATTGAAGTGATTAATTTTAAAAAGTTAAAAAAGAGAAAAGATCAAATAGTCAATAGTCTTATTTTAGGTGTTCAAGGTTTAATTAAAAAGAATGCTATTACTTTAATTGAAGGTGAAGCAAAGGTTGACCAGCGAAATACGGTTTCTGTAGCTGGAAGAAGTTTTTATTCGAAAGATATTATTCTAGCAACAGGCAGTAGTCCATTTGTCCCGCCTATTAAAGGTATACAAAATGTTAAATATGAAACGACAGATACATTTTTTAATTTAGAAGAACTGCCAAAGAAATTGGTCATCATCGGTGGTGGTGTAATATCTGTAGAGTTGGCATTTAGCCTTGCCCCTTTAGGAACAGAAGTAACAATTTTAGAGGTAGCATCAGATATTTTACTAACTGAAGACGAAGATGCAAGAAATGTGATAAAAGCCAAAATGAATAAGATTGGTATTCAATACAAATCAAATGTGAAAATCCAATGCGTTCATAAAAATGAAGTTGTGTTAGAAAATGAAACAGTTGGATTTACCAATTTACTTGTTGCAACAGGCAGACAACCAAATGTTGAAATTGCTGAATCTTTAAATTTAAAGATGGATGGTAAATTTGTGCAAGTAAATCAGCATTTTGAAACATCTCAAAATCATATATTTGCAATTGGAGACTTAATAGGGGGATATCAGCTGGCCCACGCTGCATCTGCTGAAGGGTTGCATGCAGTAGATTATATTCTTCATGGACAAGCTGAAACTTTGAAACCACAGAGTATTCCAAGATGTGTCTATACAATTCCTGAAATCGCTTCCTTTGGGTTCTCTGAAGAAGAAGCGATAACTGCTGGATATAAGCATATAAAAGTGAAAAAAGTTCCCCTTTCGACTAATGGAAAAGCAATGGCAGAGGGGAATACAGAAGGTTTCATCAAAATAATTGTAGATCAAGAATTTGGTGAAATTTTAGGAGCAGTAGTTGTGGGAGAAGGTGCAACGGAAATGCTGAACGCTATATTAGCTACATTTAAAGCAGAAGGGACAATCTATGAATTGTCAGATGTTGTTTTCCCGCATCCAAGTATTTCTGAACAAATTGGTGAAACCGCAGATGCTCTAATAGGCACAGCGATTCATGTATAG
- a CDS encoding MBL fold metallo-hydrolase, with amino-acid sequence MLLKKKVIIESLNGVQSINGILSFQGVTLNVFCYVTDGVLIDTGGKSLLKQFEPFLLEQDYEQVWITHHHEDHTGGAAFVLENRNVPVFIHQMSLKDSKGKPDYPLYRQLFWGRRKAFHAIPFSDIMNSRNANWDIIETPGHSKDHLAFLNRQTGQLFTGDLYVNPKTKVIMQSESIPTIIESLKKVLTYDFGDVFCQHAGLVKNGRNMLSQKKEYLEEIQYQVLRLHQEGLTNKEIQQQLFPRKYPITTFSSGDWDSLHIIESVLMSE; translated from the coding sequence ATGCTATTAAAGAAAAAAGTAATCATAGAATCGTTAAATGGCGTTCAAAGCATAAATGGAATTTTGTCATTTCAAGGGGTTACTCTGAATGTTTTTTGTTATGTTACGGATGGGGTTCTAATTGATACTGGAGGAAAAAGTTTACTCAAACAATTTGAACCTTTTCTTCTTGAGCAAGATTATGAACAAGTATGGATTACGCACCACCACGAAGACCATACAGGCGGTGCAGCTTTTGTATTAGAAAATCGTAATGTACCAGTTTTTATTCATCAAATGTCCCTTAAGGATTCGAAAGGCAAACCGGATTACCCTCTATATCGTCAACTTTTTTGGGGTAGACGGAAAGCCTTTCATGCTATTCCCTTTTCAGACATTATGAACTCAAGAAATGCAAATTGGGATATTATTGAAACACCTGGTCATTCAAAAGATCATCTTGCCTTTTTAAATCGTCAAACTGGTCAACTTTTCACAGGTGATTTATACGTTAATCCCAAAACAAAAGTGATCATGCAATCGGAAAGTATCCCTACTATTATTGAATCTTTGAAAAAAGTCTTAACATATGATTTTGGTGATGTATTTTGTCAGCATGCCGGATTAGTAAAGAATGGTCGCAATATGCTCTCTCAAAAGAAGGAGTACTTAGAAGAAATCCAGTACCAAGTACTAAGACTTCATCAAGAGGGCTTAACAAATAAAGAAATTCAACAGCAACTCTTTCCACGAAAATATCCTATTACGACATTCTCATCTGGTGACTGGGATTCACTTCACATTATTGAATCGGTATTGATGAGTGAATGA